A part of Macrobrachium nipponense isolate FS-2020 chromosome 26, ASM1510439v2, whole genome shotgun sequence genomic DNA contains:
- the LOC135200386 gene encoding zinc finger protein 723-like gives MEKEQGILSEHRGSTATFIGETLIKELSEKMTSQHQDELHERIKERHPHNKPFSNAVVKTEKIVDSEECYSPSCDEGVEDSSHSQGRVCNKASTVDEKRVCDVSQGQNEVDKNIMKKGSSQNTHDQITENVDKSSNSALGCNKNQYMESFQHMFLSAMGSTENDKKYQELGSKVKVNKEFVCGDKVLHKERRKSKRSYCCSECNKEFFHKQTLVKHMLTHTGEKNHKCEQCSKQFSIKSNLVKHMLVHTGEKQHVCDICGKCFALKATLIKHAVVHTGEKNYECNICQKKFSYSSCLKKHMVVHTGEKNYKCELCDREFSQRAHLTVHMVIHTGVKKYHCDICDKKFSRKSDLRVHQTVHTGFRRHKCVVCSRGFSMKSNLMKHMRIHTGVRSNRCDLCGSGFFQRSDLEKHKVVHTNEKKYECPYCGKLLSRQSSLNKHLLLHSVGSSIKCSVCGKSYIYEGNLRKHFETHSGQEAEMRPVFETIFVVDENEKGAPSLETPENYRSTPLGREEKNSRAVCPELSENDISDDSNTTEDVKSTVKQDVSDLASEHSEMYKDVKPFVLDIKPTVIDEPCVT, from the coding sequence ATGGAAAAAGAACAAGGAATTTTATCAGAACATAGAGGAAGTACTGCCACCTTTATTGGTGAAACATTAATTAAGGAATTGTCTGAGAAAATGACTTCTCAGCATCAAGATGAACTccatgaaagaataaaagagaggcatcCTCATAACAAGCCTTTTAGTAATGCTGTTGTGAAAACTGAGAAAATTGTAGATTCTGAAGAATGTTATTCCCCGAGTTGTGATGAAGGTGTGGAAGATAGCAGTCATTCTCAGGGGAGAGTCTGCAATAAGGCTTCAACAGTCGATGAAAAAAGAGTTTGTGATGTTTCCCAGGGCCAGAATGAAGTGGacaaaaatatcatgaaaaaagGAAGCTCTCAAAATACACATGATCAAATAACAGAAAATGTTGATAAGTCGTCTAACAGTGCACTGGGGTGTAATAAAAACCAATATATGGAAAGTTTTCAACATATGTTTCTCAGTGCAATGGGCAGTACtgaaaatgataagaaatatcAAGAACTGGGGTCGAAGGTTAAAGTAAACAAGGAATTTGTGTGTGGTGATAAAGTATTGcacaaagagagaagaaaaagcaaAAGGTCTTATTGTTGTTCTGAGTGTAATAAGGAGTTCTTCCATAAACAGACTTTAGTAAAACACATGTTAACACACACTGGTGAAAAGAATCATAAATGTGAGCAGTGTTCAAAACAGTTTTCTATCAAGTCTAACCTGGTTAAACATATGCTTGTTCATACGGGAGAAAAGCAACATGTTTGCGATATATGTGGTAAATGTTTTGCACTAAAAGCAACTTTAATAAAACATGCTGTGGTACACACTGGTGAGAAAAATTACGAGTGCAATATATGTCAGAAAAAGTTTTCCTATTCTTCTTGTCTCAAGAAACACATGGTTGTTcacacaggagaaaaaaattataagtgtGAGTTATGTGACAGGGAGTTCTCGCAGAGAGCCCATTTAACTGTTCATATGGTTATTCATACAGGAGTGAAAAAATATCATTGTGACATATGTGACAAGAAATTTTCTAGAAAGTCTGATTTGAGAGTGCACCAAACAGTACATACAGGCTTTAGAAGACACAAATGCGTTGTGTGCAGCAGGGGGTTTTCTATGAAGTCAAATTTAATGAAGCACATGAGGATACATACTGGTGTGAGAAGTAATCGATGCGATCTCTGTGGCAGTGGTTTCTTCCAAAGATCAGATCTAGAAAAGCACAAAGTTGTTCATACAAATGAGAAGAAATATGAATGTCCATACTGTGGAAAACTTCTCTCTCGGCAGtcgagtttaaataaacatttgttgTTACATTCAGTTGGTAGTAGTATTAAGTGCTCTGTATGTGGTAAATCCTATATTTATGAGGGGAATCTGCGTAAACATTTTGAGACTCATAGTGGCCAAGAAGCTGAGATGAGACCAGTATTTGAGACAAtatttgttgttgatgagaaTGAAAAAGGTGCTCCTAGTTTGGAGACCCCAGAAAATTATAGGAGTACTCCTctaggaagagaagaaaagaacagCAGGGCTGTATGTCCAGAATTATCTGAAAATGATATTAGTGATGATTCAAACACAACTGAGGATGTCAAAAGCACTGTTAAGCAAGATGTTTCTGATTTAGCATCAGAACACAGCGAGATGTATAAAGATGTAAAGCCATTTGTACTTGATATTAAACCTACTGTAATTGATGAGCCTTGTGTCACATGA
- the LOC135200385 gene encoding metallo-beta-lactamase domain-containing protein 1-like — MSYKVEVLYEGYSKMEDGTMKANCSCTLIKGPTNVIVDTMTAWDKDKILSGLQKHEVKCEDINYAIGTHGHSDHLGNLNLFTNAKHIVGFTVSHKDEFFIHPFETGEPFKIDDNLEIIPTPGHTTADVSVIVKTEDLGTVVIAGDLFEREEDIFDPSLWKYVAGSEKPEEQEKHRNEMLLLGDYIIPGHGPMFKVTPQMKEIAGKANKTNLGQ; from the exons ATGTCATACAAGGTTGAAGTTCTATATGAAGGATATTCAAAGATGGAAGATGGTACTATGAAGGCTAATTGCTCCTGTACCCTGATAAAAGGGCCAACAAATGTAATTGTCGATACAATGACAGCGTGGGATAAGGACAAGATTTTGTCTG gtcttCAAAAGCATGAAGTGAAATGTGAAGACATTAACTATGCAATTGGAACCCATGGCCACTCAGATCACTTAGGAAATCTGAACCTTTTTACAAATGCAAAACATATTGTAGGTTTCACAGTCTCTCACAAAGACGAATTCTTCATTCATCCATTTGAAACAG GTGAACCTTTCAAAATAGATGACAATTTGGAGATCATTCCCACTCCTGGACATACAACAGCTGATGTTAGCGTAATTGTAAAAACAGAAGACCTTGGAACAGTGGTAATTGCAG GTGACCTGTTTGAGCGTGAAGAGGATATATTCGACCCTTCATTGTGGAAGTACGTTGCTGGAAGTGAAAAGCCAGAAGAGCAAGAAAAGCATCGTAATGAAATGCTTTTACTGGGAGATTATATAATTCCAGGCCATGGGCCAATGTTTAAAGTAACGCCTCAGATGAAAGAAATTGCTGGAAAGGCTAATAAAACTAATCTTGGACAATAA